The DNA sequence CTCATGTCGGCTCCAGGCGCTGGAAAAACTTCCGTCCTTGAAGAAACCATTAAACGACTCAAAGACAATTTTTCAATTGCGGTAATTGAAGGTGATCTCCAAACGACGGTTGATTCAGACAGGATAAAGGCACTTGGGATTCCGGCTTATCAAATAACAACCGGGAATGTTTGCCATCTTGATGCTCGTATGGTTCATAATGCACTTCACGAATTTAAGCTTGATGGGTTTGATATACTTTTTATTGAAAATGTCGGTAACCTCGTATGCCCAGCGGAGTTTTATCTTGGTGAAGATTTAAGAGTAATGGTTTACAGTGTTGTTGAAGGTGCAGAGAAACCTAAAAAATATCCCCTTATGTTTCACGAGGTTGAAGTTGTCCTTCTTAATAAAATTGACCTTTTGCCCTATGCTGGTGTTGAGTTAAAAGAGCTTGAGAAAAATGTCCTTGAGGTAAATCCACGAGCAAAAATTTTCCCAATATCCTGCAAAACTGGTGAGGGAATTGATGACTGGATAAGTTGGTTTAGAAACAGAATTCAAAAATTTAGGGAAAATGTTAAAAGCTAAAAAAATTTACATTGAAGGAATTGTTCAAGGCGTTGGGTTTAGACCTTTTATTTTTAAACTTGCGAATGAATTTAACTTGAAAGGTTATATTTACAATGATACGAATGGGGTTTACATTGAAGTTGAAGGAGAGGAAAACGCAATAGATGAGTTCATAAAAGCGATCCCTGTTAAAGCGCCCCCTCTTTCTCTTATTGAGAAAATTATTTCTGAACCGACAGATGTAAAAGGATATAGCGAATTTTTCATTGAAAAAAGTAAAAGTGGAGAAGAAAAGTTCGTTCTTATTTCTCCAGATGTTTCAACTTGTAATGATTGTCTTAATGAACTTTTTGATCCAAACGATAGACGTTTCAGATATCCATTTATAAACTGCACAAATTGTGGTCCAAGATTTACAATTATAATTGATGTCCCATACGATAGACCAAAGACGACGATGTCTGTATTTAAAATGTGCGATGAATGTGAGCGGGAATATCATGATCCCTCAAACCGAAGATTTCACGCTCAACCAAACGCTTGTCCAGTTTGTGGTCCGAGAATTAAACTTCTTGACAGGAATTTAAATGAGATAAATTGTGACGATGCCATAAGAGAGACAGCAAAACTTTTGAAGGATGGTTTTATAGTTGCCATAAAGGGTCTTGGAGGATACCATCTTGCTTGTAATGCTTTGGATAATGGAGTTGTTGCCGAATTGAGAAAAAGAAAAATGAGGATTGAAAAACCATTTGCGATCATGATCCCCGATGTTAAATGGCTTGATGAAATTTGTGTGTATAATGAAACCGAGTTAAAACTTCTAACCTCAATTCAACGCCCGATTGTTTTGATGAGAAAAAGAAAAGATTGCCCAATTGCTTATGAAGTTGCACCTCGTAATTCTTATCTTGGGGTTATGTTGCCATATACCCCACTTCACTATCTTATTTTGAGGGAAGTTGATATCCCTCTTGTGATGACAAGCGGAAACTTAACGGAAGAACCGATTGCTTACAAAGATGATGACGCTTTTGAAAGATTAAAAAATATCGCTGATTTTTTCCTTATTCATAATCGTGAAATTCATATCCGTTGCGATGATTCGGTTGCAACTGTAATTACTGGAAAACCAGTAATGATAAGACGCTCTCGTGGCTATGTGCCTTATCCTGTTAAGATACCATTTGAAGCAAAAGAGCATATCCTCGCCGTTGGCGGACATCTTAAAAACACTTTTTGTTTTTTAAAGGGGAATTATGCTTTTTTAAGCCATCATATAGGCGATCTTGAAAACTGGGCAACTTTAAAATCTTTGATTGAAGGGGTGGAACATTTTAAAAAACTCTTTGACTTAAATCCAAAGGTTCTTGCTTATGATATGCATCCAGAGTATCTTTCAACAAAATATGCTCTTGAACTTGATATCCCAATAAAAATACCTGTCCAGCATCACCATGCTCATATTGTCAGCTGTATGACAGAGAATAATTTATCCGAGCCGGTAATTGGTGTTGCCTTTGACGGAACTGGGTTTGGAATAGATGGTAAAATTTGGGGTGGTGAGTTTTTTATAACTGAACTATCAAAATTTGAACGAGTAGCCCACTTTGAATATATCCCGTTGCCCGGTGGTGAAATCTCAATAAAAGAACCTTGGAGAATGGCTGTGTCTTATCTTTATCATACTTTTGGAAATGATCTCCTTAACATTGAAATTCCGTTTATCAAAGATCTAACAACCGAAAAAATAAACAAGGTTAAAATCCTTCTTCAAATCATAGATAGAAAAATTAATTCACCGTTTACATCGGCAGTTGGCAGATTATTTGATGCTGTTTCAGCTCTTTGCTATGTCAGGTTAACTGTTAATTATGAAGCTCAAGCAGCGATGGAGTTTCAAATGCTTGCGGATGAAAATGAGAAAGGATTTTATGACTTTGAAGTCATCGCTGATTCAAAACCATGGAAGATAAGCTTTAAGCCGGGGCTCATTCAAATTGTCAACGATATTTTAAATAAGGTCCCGATCTCAAAAATTTCAGGCAAGTTTCATAACACAATTGCAAATATAATTTGTGAAATCTCAAACAGGATAAGAATGGAAACAGGGTTAGATAAGGTTGTTTTAAGTGGTGGGGTCTTTCAAAATGCTTTACTTGTGGAGAAAGCGGTTTTAAAACTTTACGAACTCGGCTTTAAAGTTTATACTCATTCAAAAGTTCCACCGAACGATGGCGGGTTATCGCTTGGGCAAGCTGTCATCGCTTTGTTTAAATCTTTCCACCCCTTAACCATCTGATGTATGAAACCAGATAATTTATCTCGTCCTTGCTTAGAATATCTTTATAAGCAGGCATTTTCACAACTTGTCTTCTCAAAAATTTTCCAGCAATGATGTTTTTTTCAAGTCGGTTAATTTCTCCATACAGTATCCACTCTTTCAATTCATCCTCGTTCTCAACAAGAAGTTTAAAATCTTCACCATCCCATCCGGGAATGTAACCCTTAAATGAGCCTTTATTTGGCATCCCTCCCATGCCATAAGGACCATGACAGCCGAAACAACCTGATTTTTTCGCTACCTCATATCCAGCTTTTGCAGTGTCGTTGTCTATTTTGATTAAACCCATAACTGCTTTAAGGTAGGATATTAAATTTTTAAGTTCATTTTCAGATATGATGTTTTCATAAGCAGGCATTTTTATCACTCCACCATAATTAACATCCTTCAACCTTCTTGGTTTCCCGTAGAGAATCCATTCTTTTAATTCTTCTTCATTCAAAATAAACATCATTGCTGTTTCACCCTGCCATGAAGGGACTTCGCTATACCGATATCCCGGGTTTTTAACATTTCCATATCCTTCAAAACCATGACAGTTAAAACATCCATATTTGAGAGCGATTTCTCTACCTTTCCATACCGGCGTATGATTAGGTGAAGTTATGACAAACCATAAGATGATCAACATTACAGCAGGAAATACAATTAACAGCCAAAGATTTCGTTTCATTCCCATGTTTAATTTTATTAAAAAGGGCGGGTTAAAAACCTATCCATATAATTATTTCAGCTGCTCAACAGATTCAATTACAACCCCGGGTAAACCACCTCTTTGATGTAGAACACCTGTTATCGTCACTTTTTCAGCTGCAAATCCCTTTAACTTCTCATAGGGTTCTGGTTTTTCATGGTTTTCAACTATAAGATAAACTTTTCCATCGTCGGTTAAAATTCCAATTGGTGCACCTCCTTTAATGCACATCTCGGCACATTTTTTATGTTCAGGTCCTTTCTTTCCCCCGGCGACATAACAGGCAAGGTCAAGCACTTCACCTTTAAGAATTACATTCTTTGCCACAGACTTTGTTTCTGGCTTGCTCTGTGGAAGGAGAGCTGAAACCCCAAAACTTAAGAGAACAATGATTGCAAATAATTTTATCGCCCGCATTGTAGCACCTCAATTTTCGTTTTAAAAATATATGTTCAAAATTCCCAACAAGCTCAATTTTCGTTAAAGTTCCCGAGGAAAAAATGAAATTTATTTGTTCCTGTACTGTTCAAGGAGATGTTCACTTACAAATTTTGTTCTATAGTATAAAACATAAAATGCCTCATCAAAAACTAAATTACCTCTTTCCCTTTCAAGATAATCAATAACCTGACTTAAAACTTTTCTTGCTTGTTCAACCCTGTTATTCTGATAATGTCTTAACCCTCTTTCATACATACTTATTAGATGATTTTTTGCCCTCTCTTTTAGCCAGTTCTGCTCAAAACATTTATTTGTTTTATCAATAAGATGATAAAATCCTGAATCTGAAACAAAATACATAGTTGAATCAAAATTCCACTCCCCAGGTGGTAAGGGTCCAGGTCCTACTGTCTTATAAACTTTCCCTGGTCCATATAGGGTTAAGTCATCATAACCCGGAATCATACCAGGAGCCTCACCTTCCGGGAACGAAGGAATAGGAGCATAACCTTCCACATAAAAATCATTTATATCAGGTAAAAGTGTTTTCTTTGGTGGGAAAATATATGTTTTAAAAGAAAAACCAGATGCAGAATCACCAGGTGGAATAAATGCTGTAGAATCCCAACTCCCCCAGTTGACCCAAGCACTATTTGGTAGATCAACAAGTGGTCCAATGCACACCCCATCCCATCTTGGAAGAGGGGGCCAAGTAATTTCATAAATCTTTAAAGTATCTTCTGTTCTTGACAAAAGGATAGCAAACATCCAGATTGATTGCTCACTTGTTGGTAAACTATATATTTTATACTCATATTTAAAATAATTATTTGTGGTATCAGCAGAAATTATCGGTTTTATTTTAACATCTACTTTATTTCTCGGGATTACTTGACCTTGAGAATTTAAATTTAGAAAAAACAAACATAAAAAAATCAACCTCTTCATTTTTTACCTCCTACATTCTTATGTGATAATGATTTACTTCATTTTGTATCCTTCCTCCGTATCTCTCTACTAAAATCTCTAATAACCTCCTATCCACCTCTCCAACAACCTGTCCCTGTTCATTCACTACTCTCGTTGCTATGTCTATATCAACTCCCATTCTATGACTACCATGCGGTCTTCTCCAATTTCCATCTATATCAAAAAGTCCTCCAAATGGTAAAGAAATATCATTTATACAAAGCCTATGATTAGTGATTGAATAATAAAGATGACAAACTCTTGAAAGCCTTAAATAAGTAAGTGGTGCAATATAATGATTATGATCAGGTTGCTGGCATTCAGGAGGAGTTGGTGGTTCTCTCCAAGGGGTGTGTGGTCCATGATGTTCACATGTCCCTCCAACTTTTAAATAATATGGACTTTCAGGTAAAAGGGCAAGTCCAGGAATAGCAACGACAATTTCGGCTGTATCTCTTAAAGTTGTATCATCAGCAAGATACACGACTATTTTTTCAATGCCTCCGAACTCCCCAGCGGTGTATATATTAGTTAATCTCCCCGATGAATCTGTCATCCCTGTGTAAAAATCCAGCTTCCCAGCATAACTATTCCTGTTACCATTGTGATCATGCCCACCGCTGCTATCAACCGCGAAAACTTCAAATTTAACAGAATCGCTGAAACCTTTCATCTCCCTGTATCCTTTCCTAAGTTCAACAAAAAGATACGATTTATTATAATTGTTACTTTTTGAAATTAATGGCAAAACTGTATCTTTCTCAACCCTAATTTTTATTTCCTTTTTCAAACTAAATCTTTCAACAATAACCCAAAGGTCATCAAATGATTGGTCAACAACACCCTGTTCAAATTCTATCTTAAAGGTTGAGTCATTTAAATTTATAATCCTTGAATATCCCCATCCGCTACTGTTCCACCAGTTATACCAAAATCCACCAAATTGAAGGCTTGTCCCCGGTGGATATTCAGGTGATTCCCAAGTATATCCAATATACTTATCATAACCCTTTGTTGCTGTCCCTATTAAAACGTTTCCGCTATCTGTAATCAAATAAAGGTCCCAGTCAGCTGATGAATTGACCCTGAGTATTGTCACAACCACTATGCCTCCTTCAGGTAAATCAATTGTCGCAAATGATCCACTTCCTGAAATAAAAGATTTTTTAAATTTTTCAAATCTTTCCTGAGAGAGCGTATCTTTTAACGCACCCGATAAAGTATCACCTACTTTACCTATGGTTATCTTCTCTCTTATCTGAACCTGGGAAAGCGAAAATTCAAGTAAAAACATAACAAAAGAAAAAAGAAGAAAAAAATTAAATTTTAAGTTCTTCTCTGAAATCGCTCGCTTCTCTTGCAACTTTTATCTCTCCCTTTATTTTAATAGAATCATTTTTTTAAAATCGCTCCACTTTTCTGTAAAGATGCAATAAAAGTAAATCCCGGAGCTTACATAAACTCCCCTATCGTTTCTTCCATCCCATTCAACTTCAAAATATCCAGCTGACATATCTTTATCAACCAATTTTTTTACAACTCTGCCAAGCTGATCATAAATAATTATTCTAATATGGCTCTTCTCAGGAATTTCAAATCCTATCCTTGTTGTTAGATTGAAAGGATTAGGATAGTTTTGATATAATTTGAAACTTTGGGGTGGGAGGATTTTTATTCTTATAATCTTCACATAAGAGTATTTGTTGTTTTTTAATTTAAAGAGCAACTCTCCGACACTATCAGGTGGGGCGTTTTTATCAACATCAAATTTAAATATTAAATTAACCGAATCCCCTGGATCAATCTTACTAACAAAATTTATCCTGTTTTTAACCTTAACCCAGCTTGGATAACTTGCAAATTCTACATTTAAATTCTCCGATACCGTCTTGTCTAAGTTTTCCAAAGTTAAAATTAAAACATTGTCAGTAGAATTAAGGGGGACATCCCAGAACTTTATCTGTGAAAATATGATTGAGTTCAAAGTTAAAGCGAGCAGTATAAAAATTTTAAATTGAAGCATAAAATTTTTCAAATCTTTGTTTTCTTTCCAAAAAATGTTACGCAAATACTATGCCAGTTTATAATTTTCAATTTTTTAAAAATCACTATATGGATGTCTTTTTAGTTTTTGTAACATTGTAACAAAATGTTGCATATTGCTGTAATGGGTTGCTACACTTTTAAGTTGGCGGAACACCAAAAATGATTTAAAGGGTGAGGCTTTTTGATAAAATTGATTTGACTGCTTAAATTTAATAAAAAATTTCTTCCACCATGACTCAAAAACTTTACTACAACAATAGTTATACCACGCAATTTAAATCAAAAGTTATAGATGTTAAAAAATACAACGGTAAAATTGCACTCATACTTGATAAAACTTACTTTTATCCAACCTCTGGAGGACAAGAACATGATACTGGGTTCATTAACAGTGCAAGGGTCGTTGATGTTATTGAGTTGGATAATGGTGAAATTTTACATGTAATTGATGGAGATGTACCGTCTGGCGATGTTGAATGTAAAATTGATTGGGATAGAAGATTTTCAAACATGCAGCAACATACGGGTCAGCATATACTTTCAAGAGCATTTGAAATTTTGTTGAACGCTGAAACCATCTCCTCACGGCTTGGTGATGATATCGGAACAATTGACCTTGATATTGAAACTTTATCTTACGATAAAGTTCATGAAGTTGAAAATCTTGCCAATCAAATCATCTGGGAAAATAGAGATGTTAAAATCCACTATGTTGATGATACCGAAATTTCAAAGTTTCCCCTGCGGAAACAACCGAAGGTATCTGGAACAATCAGAATAGTAGAGGTGAGAGATTTTGATTTTTCCCCTTGTGGTGGAACACATGTCTCAAGGACGGGGGAAATAGGTCTTGTGAAAGTTAAGAGATGGGAGAGGGTTAAAGGTGGATTAACAAGGGTTGATTTCGTTTGTGGTGTTAGAGCCTTAAGAGATTATCAGGTGAAAAATAAAGTCTCAAACGAACTTGTTTCTCTTTTGAGTGTTCGGGATTTTGAACTATCTGAACAGGTGAGCAAACTTCTTGATGCCCAGAGAGAAAAGCAAAGATTAATAAATTTTCTCACGGAAAAATTGATTGAGTTTGAGGCTGAAAAACTTTTTCAGAACGCTGAGAAAACTGGAGACCTTAATTTCATCAATGTAAGTTTTGAGAATAGAAGTATTGAAGAGTTGAAAGTTCTCGCACGGAAGTTAATTCAATATCCCAAAGTTATTACAATTCTTGGCTCAAAGTCAAACGGGGCAAACTTTATAATGGCAAGGTCAAGTGATGTTGAGATTGATTTGAAAGCAGTTTTAAATGAGATTTTAAATTTAACAGGTGTCAGGGGTGGGGGTAAAAGCGATTTTGTTCAATTTGGCGGAGCAGTTGAGAAATTTGAAGAAATGTTCAAAATCAGCGTTGATAAATTAAAAACAAAAGTTTCTTGAAGTTATGCCCAGCGATTATGTCTGCGCACATATAATTGTTAAGGGGCTTGTGCAAGGGGTTGGATTTCGCTGGTTTGTCCAAAAACATGCAAATCATCTTGGGTTAAACGGTTGGGTCAGAAATTTAAGCAACGGTGATGTTGAAATTGAAGTTGAAGGGGAACGCTCGCTTGTGGAAGAACTAATAAAACTTGTAAAAGTTGGACCAAGATACGCACAAGTTGAAGATGTCCAAATAACTTGGAAACCTTATGAAGCAAAATATAAATCATTTGAAATAAAAGGATGGTTTTAATTTGAGAATTGGAATCGGATATGACATACATCCACTCGTTGAAGGGAGGAAACTTTACATTGGTGGAGTTGAAATACCATCTGATAGAGGTTCGCTTGGGCATTCGGATGGAGATGTGTTAATTCACGCAATATGTGATGCCATTCTTGGGGCTATCAAGGCTGGTAACATTGGGGAGTTGTTCCCCGACACCGATGAAAAATATAAAGACGCAAGAAGCGAGATTTTCCTTAAAAAGGTAAAAGAGATCCTTGACGAGAAGAGGTTTGAGATAGTTAACATTGATTCAGTTATAATACTTGAGAAGGTTAAACTTGCTCCATTTGTTCAAGAGATAGTAGAAAAATTAAGTTCAATTCTTGAAGTTTCTCCTGATAAAATTTCCGTGAAGCCGAAAAGAAATGAAAAATTTGATGCAACTGGGAAGGGAGATGCCGTCGCTTGTTTTGCTGTTGTTCTATTAAAATCAAAAGAGAAACCTGATGGAGACGAAGCAAATCCTTGAATTTATTTTAAGTATTGATAACCTTTGGATTTATCTCGTTGTTTTTTTCTTTGCATATATTGAGAATGTCTTCCCGCCTTCACCAAGCGATGTCATTGTTGTTTTCTGCGCTTCTTTATCTGGGCTTGGGAAAACTGATTTTACGCTTACGCTTATTTCAGCTGTTTTTGGAAGCACCCTTGGCTTTACCACAATGTATTTCATTGGGGATAAATTTGGGGATGAGATAATTGAAAAGGGTAAGATTAAATTCATAAAGCCAGACGAGATAAAAAAAGTTGAAATCCTCTTTTCAAAATATGGATATCTTCTCATCGTTGTAAATAGATTTCTTGCTGGGACAAGGGCTTTTGTTGCTTTTTTTGCTGGACTTGGGGAATATGATTTGAAAAAATCAATCTTGCTTTCCTTCATCAGCGCTTCGCTTTGGTATTTAATACTTGTGACGGGTGGCAAAATTCTTGGCGAAAATTGGCATTTGATAGCGGATGTGATCTCTGGTTATAGCAAAGTTGTAACTGTGATACTTACGCTTGGATTGATTATTTGGGTTTTGAGGAAAATTTTAAGAAATAAAAAAGGAAAATCTTGATTCAGGAACTTTTTCAAATTGACAAGGAGATTTTTTATTTTTTAAACCACAAAATAGCAAATCCCATCTTTGATTTTTTAATGCCGTTTGTGACAAAGGATGTGAATTTGAGGGTTTTTCTTTTTTTAATCTGGCTTGGGTTTGTGATATTTGGCGGAAAAAGGGGAAGGATAATTGCAATTCTTTTAATCCCAGCGATTGCGATAAGCGATCAATTGAGCAGTCATATCATAAAACCTATTGTAGGCAGAATAAGACCATGCCATGAACTTGACAATGTAAGACTGCTCGTTGGGTGTGGGAGTGGTTTCTCTTTTCCGTCAAGTCATGCGGTGAATAGTTTTACCGTTGCAACTTTAATATCCAAATTTTATAAAAAATATGCGATATATCTTTTTTCACTTGCTTTTCTGATCTCGTTTTCAAGAGTCTATGTTGGAGTTCATTATCCATTTGATGTTCTGGCTGGGATGATGCTTGGCGTAGTTGTTGGGTTTGCGATTGTTTATTCATGGTTATACATCAATGAACTTGTGAAAAACAAATTTGGAAAGAAAGTTGAAGAGGAAAATCTTCAATGAAAGATTTCTTCTTGCATTTGTCAGCGGAGTTTTGCTTTCTTTATCGTTTCCACCGTTAAAGACTGGATTTTTTGCAACTATTGGGTTTGTTCCGCTTCTTTTTTTGATTGACAGGCTTGAAAATTACAAACAACTTTTTCGGTATTCTTACATAGCATTTTTCTTTTTCAATCTTTTCACACTTTACTGGGTCGGTGGTTGGTCAAAAGAAGCAGATCCTTTCTTGATGGTTGGTTGCGTCCTTCTAATTCTGGTTCATCCAATTCTTTTCTTCTTGCCGATGTGGTTTTACATGTTCATTAAAAAAAATTACGGCGGAAAACTTCATCTTTTCATCTTCCCATTCGCTTTTACACTTTTTGAATATTTTCGTTCCACGACAGAACTTGCATTCCCGTGGCTTACGATTGGCAACACACAAACATATTTTCTTGAGAAGATTCAATTCATTGAATTCACAGGGATTTATGGTTTATCATTTCTTATTCTTACCGTGAATGTTATTTTTTATCTTGCTCTTAAGGAGATCTTCAGAGAAAAAAATTTTCTTTCAAAATCCGCATTGCGATATTTTATAGTTGGAGTTTTGATTTACATCGTTCCAGATGTTTATGGGGTTTATGTCCTTAAAAGTTCTGATGAGGATTCTTTTAAAGAAATGAAGGTTGGTTTGATTCAGCCTGACATAAATCCATGGCTCAAATGGGAGGGGACGCTTGCTGAACAACTTGAACTTTACATGGGTATGACGAAAGATTTAATACACAGAGAACCAGATGTTGAACTTGTGGTTTATCCAGAAACTGCGATAACTTATTATTTTCTTCTTTCGCCATATCGTTATCATTTTAATTGGTTTAAAAGTCAGATTGATAGTTTGAATGTGGCTATTTTGACGGGTTTCCCAGATGCGAGATTTTATGATGATCCATCTCAAGCGCCACCAAGCAGTCATATTATAAAGGATACGGGGCAAAGGTATGATGCTTACAATGCGATGGGTTTATTTTTGCCGGGCTCGGATAAAATTCAGAAATATGCAAAGATGATACTTGTCCCGTTTGGAGAACGTTTGCCTTATGCGGATGTATTTCACTTTTTGATTGAGCCATTGCAATGGGGCGTTGGAATAAGCAACTGGGCAAAGGGGAAAGATACAACTGTGTTTGAGATGAAAAGAAGAAACGGTGAAATTGTGAAATTTTCTGGTGGGGTTTGCTATGAATCAATCTATCCGTCGCTGATTCGTGAATTTGTCAAAAGGGGCGCTCAATTTCTTGTTGTGATTACAAACGATAGCTGGTATGGGAATACATCTGGACCGTATCAGCATTTTCAATATTCAATCTTGCGAGCTGTTGAAAATAGGAGAAGCATAGTAAGATGTGCAAATGGTGGGATTTCGGGTTTCATTGACCCATATGGCAGGGTTCAGAGGAAAACAAGATTTCATGAGAAAACACAGATAGCGGATGTAATAAGGTTAAACGATGAAAAAACTTTTTACACTAAATACGGGGATATTATAGTTCATATTTCCGGCTTTGCTGTTGTGCTTGCTTTTCTATTTACAATGTTCAAAAAATTTAAAACAAAGAGAGGATTTACAAAATGAAGTTAAAAGTAATTTCGGTTTTTGTAATGAGCTTGATTTTTATCTCAGGTTGTGCAAAGCAGTCGGAAGATGAGAAATTTTCAAGGCTTGTGAACAATTTCATTGATGAATATTTCAAGTATCATCCAGTTGTGGCGACATGGGTTGGATATCATAAGTATGATCATTTGCTTGATGATTTTTCTGGAGAAATGCTAAGAGAAAAACTTGAATGGCTTAAAAATTATAGAAAGAAGTTTTCGGAGTTTGATTTGAAAAAACTTTCACGGGATAACAGTATTGACTGTCGGATTTTAATTGAGAAAATTGACGAGATGATTTTTGAACTTGAAGAGTTGAAGGAACATGAATGGAATCCGTTGGTTTATAATTCTGTGATTGGTGATGGGCTGATGTATTTAATAACGCAAGATTTTGCCCCTGCTCAGGAGAGGTTGAAAAATGTCATTGAGAGGGTTAAACAAATTCCGAGATTTGTCAAGCAAGCAAAGGAAAATCTTAAAGATGCCCCGCAGATTCACATTGAGACCGCAATAAGACAAAACAAGGGGAACATTAATATTTTAAAAAATGAT is a window from the Candidatus Kryptobacter tengchongensis genome containing:
- a CDS encoding apolipoprotein N-acyltransferase; this encodes MKRKIFNERFLLAFVSGVLLSLSFPPLKTGFFATIGFVPLLFLIDRLENYKQLFRYSYIAFFFFNLFTLYWVGGWSKEADPFLMVGCVLLILVHPILFFLPMWFYMFIKKNYGGKLHLFIFPFAFTLFEYFRSTTELAFPWLTIGNTQTYFLEKIQFIEFTGIYGLSFLILTVNVIFYLALKEIFREKNFLSKSALRYFIVGVLIYIVPDVYGVYVLKSSDEDSFKEMKVGLIQPDINPWLKWEGTLAEQLELYMGMTKDLIHREPDVELVVYPETAITYYFLLSPYRYHFNWFKSQIDSLNVAILTGFPDARFYDDPSQAPPSSHIIKDTGQRYDAYNAMGLFLPGSDKIQKYAKMILVPFGERLPYADVFHFLIEPLQWGVGISNWAKGKDTTVFEMKRRNGEIVKFSGGVCYESIYPSLIREFVKRGAQFLVVITNDSWYGNTSGPYQHFQYSILRAVENRRSIVRCANGGISGFIDPYGRVQRKTRFHEKTQIADVIRLNDEKTFYTKYGDIIVHISGFAVVLAFLFTMFKKFKTKRGFTK